The genomic DNA CTCCAGATTTTATGCCGAACATCATGCTGACTTCGTTGGAACCTTGATTAATCATTTCAATGTTTACTTCTGCCCCCGCCAATGCCTTCGTGGCGCGCGAAGCAATACCGACAGTGTGACGCATTCCTTCACCCACAACCATAATCAGTGCCAACTCTCGTTCAACAGAGATGTCTTCAGGTGCAAGCGTTTGCCGAATCTGTTCGATGACCCTTTTTTCTTTCTGTGCCGAGAGGTTTTCTTCACGGATAATGACTGACATGTTGTCTATACCCGACGGAACGTGTTCAAATGAAATTTCTTCGGCTTCCAATATCTGCAATAACCGCCGCCCGAATCCGATTTGACGGTTCATAAGGTATTTGCTGAGATATATACAGCAGACACTCTCCATTGCAGCGATCCCAACAACTGGGATGTCTGTTGATTTTCGGTGCGGAACGATCCGGGTGCCATCTGCGTCTGGATTGTTAGTGTTTCGGATGTTGACGGGTACATGTGCGCGATAGACCGGTTCGAGGGCTTCGTCGTGGAACACAGAGAATCCGGCATAAGAGAGTTCCCGCATTTCACGATAGGTTAACTCGGCGATTGGTGCCGGGTCTTTAACGATAGACGGGTTCGCTGCGAACACAGAATCAACATCTGTAAAGTTCTCATACACTTCCGCCCGCACCGCACTCGCGAGAATAGCACCTGTGATGTCTGAACCGCCGCGCGAAAAAGTGACGATGTTGCCCTGTCTTGAGTAGCCAAAGAAGCCGGGGAAGATAGTGACTCCCGGGCGTTCGTGTAGATCGCGCAGCCGGTTATACGCTTC from Candidatus Poribacteria bacterium includes the following:
- a CDS encoding aspartate kinase, yielding MLKVSKFGGSSLASAEQVRQVCDIITADPERRLIVVSAPGKRHSQDIKVTDLLIAAASQRLAGKLGASECAEAIERYRRIASELGLPAEVTEPIARDLTERLENSITDADLYMDTMKAGGEDNCARLVAQVLQARGVDAHYVNPKDAGLLLSDEPGNAQVLPEAYNRLRDLHERPGVTIFPGFFGYSRQGNIVTFSRGGSDITGAILASAVRAEVYENFTDVDSVFAANPSIVKDPAPIAELTYREMRELSYAGFSVFHDEALEPVYRAHVPVNIRNTNNPDADGTRIVPHRKSTDIPVVGIAAMESVCCIYLSKYLMNRQIGFGRRLLQILEAEEISFEHVPSGIDNMSVIIREENLSAQKEKRVIEQIRQTLAPEDISVERELALIMVVGEGMRHTVGIASRATKALAGAEVNIEMINQGSNEVSMMFGIKSGDMETAVQALYKEFFDSLTN